The Pedobacter roseus genome contains a region encoding:
- a CDS encoding YciI family protein: protein MFIVDLKYIVPLEELDGHMEAHVQYLKKYYEQNVFVASGRKVPRTGGIILALAKDEESLKKILMEDPFYKHRLADFTITHFLTSQYHPDLELLLK from the coding sequence ATGTTTATTGTAGATCTTAAATATATTGTTCCATTGGAAGAACTGGACGGGCACATGGAGGCGCACGTTCAGTACCTTAAAAAATATTACGAACAGAACGTTTTTGTTGCCTCTGGCAGAAAAGTGCCACGTACCGGCGGAATTATTTTAGCACTGGCCAAGGATGAGGAATCCTTAAAGAAAATACTGATGGAAGACCCTTTTTACAAACACCGCCTCGCCGATTTCACCATCACGCATTTCTTAACTTCACAATACCATCCCGACCTCGAATTACTTTTAAAATAA
- a CDS encoding ABC transporter ATPase, producing the protein MSFSPQSRVWIYQSDRKFTSNEENEILNKLASFTNQWKAHGNELLAKAEIRYGFFIILTVDESQAGVTGCSIDSSVRLIKEIEQEYHVDLFNRFNMAYKVNGEVVVNSKEDFETLVNIKQITPETIVFNNMVQNLAELETKWEVPFQNSWHSTVFAHLL; encoded by the coding sequence ATGAGTTTTTCTCCACAATCAAGAGTTTGGATATACCAAAGTGATCGCAAGTTTACTTCTAACGAAGAAAATGAGATCCTGAACAAATTAGCTAGTTTTACCAACCAGTGGAAAGCACACGGAAACGAACTGCTGGCAAAAGCAGAAATCCGTTATGGCTTTTTTATTATCCTTACTGTTGATGAAAGCCAGGCCGGCGTAACCGGATGCTCTATCGATAGTTCTGTGCGGTTGATTAAGGAAATTGAACAGGAATATCATGTCGATCTTTTTAACCGCTTTAATATGGCCTACAAAGTAAATGGAGAAGTGGTGGTCAACAGTAAAGAAGATTTCGAAACCCTGGTAAATATTAAACAGATCACTCCGGAAACCATTGTATTTAACAACATGGTTCAAAATTTGGCTGAACTGGAAACCAAATGGGAAGTTCCTTTTCAAAATAGCTGGCACTCTACCGTTTTTGCCCATTTATTATAA
- a CDS encoding TldD/PmbA family protein has product MKRRNFIYLTGVGAAAAMLPAIPVFGKEISPEQALTYVDPAAKKIMSDVALNAARSKGATYTDVRVGRYLNQYVVTREDKVQNIVNTESYGIGIRVIANGSWGFAATDKMDKDSIAKAAELAVTIAKENARLLREPVQLAPQKGYGEVSWKAPIEKNTFEVPVKEKVDLLLAVNDAAMKGGADYINSILFAVNEQKYFASTDGSYIDQDIHRIWPTFFITKIDKATGKFETRNALSAPTGKGYEYLDARPQDKIQTASGTLYKGRYDMLEDAKQAARQVGEKMKAKTVEPGKYDLVLDPSHLWLTIHESCGHPTELDRVLGYEANYAGTSFLTLDKWESKKFNYGSKEVNITADKTEVGSLGAVGYDDEGVKCGKWDVIKDGILVNYQAIRDQAHILGLKSSQGCCYADNWSSVQFQRMANISLQPGKAKLSIADQIKNVEKGIYIVGDGSFSIDQQRYNFQFGGQLYYEIKDGKIIGMLKDVAYQANTQEFWNSCAAICDESDYRLGGSFFDGKGQPGQVSAVSHGSATARFNKVNVINTARKI; this is encoded by the coding sequence TTGAAACGTAGAAACTTTATTTATTTAACTGGTGTAGGTGCTGCTGCGGCCATGCTTCCTGCCATTCCAGTTTTCGGGAAAGAGATTTCCCCCGAGCAGGCGCTAACCTATGTCGATCCTGCTGCAAAGAAAATTATGTCTGATGTAGCCCTGAATGCAGCGCGGTCAAAAGGTGCAACCTATACCGATGTGCGCGTGGGCAGGTACCTCAACCAATATGTGGTTACCCGCGAAGATAAGGTTCAGAATATTGTAAATACGGAATCTTATGGCATTGGCATCAGGGTAATTGCTAATGGGAGCTGGGGTTTCGCTGCCACAGATAAAATGGACAAAGATAGCATTGCTAAGGCCGCAGAACTGGCCGTAACCATTGCCAAAGAAAATGCCCGTTTATTACGCGAACCCGTACAGCTGGCCCCTCAAAAAGGATACGGAGAAGTAAGCTGGAAGGCACCCATTGAGAAAAATACATTTGAAGTACCGGTAAAGGAAAAAGTAGACCTGTTGCTTGCTGTAAACGATGCAGCCATGAAAGGCGGGGCAGACTACATTAACTCCATTCTGTTTGCCGTTAATGAGCAAAAATATTTTGCTTCTACCGATGGCTCTTATATCGATCAGGATATTCACAGGATATGGCCAACGTTTTTTATCACCAAAATTGATAAGGCAACAGGCAAGTTCGAAACCAGGAATGCATTAAGTGCACCTACGGGCAAGGGCTACGAATACCTGGACGCCAGACCGCAGGATAAAATACAAACGGCATCGGGTACGCTTTATAAAGGCAGGTACGATATGCTTGAGGATGCTAAACAGGCTGCCAGACAGGTAGGCGAAAAAATGAAAGCCAAAACGGTAGAGCCTGGTAAGTATGACCTGGTGTTAGATCCTTCGCACTTGTGGTTAACCATACACGAATCATGCGGGCACCCTACAGAGCTCGACCGTGTATTGGGTTATGAGGCCAATTACGCAGGTACAAGCTTCCTTACTTTGGATAAATGGGAGTCTAAAAAATTCAATTACGGTAGCAAAGAAGTAAATATTACGGCCGATAAAACAGAGGTAGGCTCGTTAGGCGCTGTGGGTTATGATGATGAAGGCGTTAAATGTGGAAAATGGGATGTAATTAAAGATGGTATATTGGTAAATTATCAGGCCATCAGGGATCAGGCACATATTTTAGGACTAAAAAGCTCTCAGGGCTGCTGTTATGCCGATAACTGGAGCAGTGTTCAGTTTCAGCGTATGGCCAACATTTCCTTACAGCCGGGTAAAGCCAAACTCAGTATAGCCGACCAGATCAAAAATGTAGAAAAAGGAATTTACATCGTGGGTGATGGATCATTCTCTATTGATCAGCAGCGTTACAATTTTCAGTTCGGAGGTCAGCTCTATTACGAAATCAAAGATGGTAAAATTATAGGTATGCTTAAGGATGTTGCCTATCAGGCCAATACCCAGGAGTTCTGGAATTCGTGCGCAGCCATCTGCGATGAAAGCGACTACCGTTTAGGCGGTTCGTTTTTTGATGGCAAGGGGCAGCCGGGCCAGGTAAGTGCTGTATCGCATGGATCGGCAACTGCACGTTTTAATAAAGTTAATGTGATCAATACCGCTAGAAAAATCTGA
- a CDS encoding TldD/PmbA family protein: protein MPILTKAEAKALLTKVLAYSKAEQCEVNLNCSDSGNLRYARNAVSTSGGISSNSLVVSSAFGKKLGTATINEFDDASLEKVVRRAEELAQLAPENPEFMPFLGPQEYGAESPTFSPATAAVTPKDRADAVQASLKEAMDAKLNAAGFLSNSVGCSAMMNSKGLFAYNTSTDVAFNITVRTDDGKGSGYATRGYNDFSKLNAKADTAIAAKKAMSSLTAKAIEPGKYTVILEPTAVAVMLENLFYSLDARQADEGRSFMSKTGGKTKVGEQLVDERVNIYSDPWNPELPTATWSGDGRPQQKINWVEKGVVKNLYSSRYWAQKTGIKPIPTPGGMIMQGGTKSLEELIKGTEKGILVTRLWYIRTVDPQTLLLTGLTRDGTFYIENGEIKFPVKNFRFNESPIIMLNNLDEIGITERTVSAESEANYLLPPLRIRDFTFTSLSDAV from the coding sequence ATGCCAATCTTAACAAAAGCAGAAGCAAAGGCACTTTTAACTAAAGTACTTGCTTACTCAAAAGCAGAACAATGCGAAGTAAACTTAAATTGCTCGGATAGTGGAAACTTAAGGTATGCCAGAAACGCGGTTTCTACCAGTGGTGGGATCAGTTCTAACAGCCTTGTAGTGAGTTCTGCCTTCGGAAAAAAACTGGGCACCGCTACCATAAATGAATTTGACGATGCTTCTTTAGAAAAAGTAGTACGCAGGGCAGAAGAACTTGCACAGCTGGCGCCAGAAAATCCTGAATTTATGCCTTTTCTCGGTCCACAGGAATACGGAGCTGAATCTCCAACCTTTTCTCCAGCTACTGCAGCCGTTACGCCAAAAGATAGGGCAGATGCGGTACAGGCCAGTTTAAAAGAGGCTATGGATGCAAAATTGAATGCTGCAGGTTTCTTGTCTAACAGCGTGGGTTGTTCGGCAATGATGAACAGTAAGGGCTTATTTGCTTACAATACCTCAACTGATGTGGCTTTTAATATTACCGTTAGAACCGACGATGGTAAAGGCTCGGGTTATGCCACAAGGGGATATAATGATTTTAGTAAACTTAATGCAAAAGCCGATACAGCTATTGCTGCAAAAAAAGCAATGTCATCGTTAACGGCCAAAGCAATAGAACCTGGAAAATACACCGTTATTTTAGAGCCAACTGCGGTAGCTGTAATGCTCGAAAACTTATTCTATTCGCTCGATGCCAGGCAGGCTGATGAAGGCAGGAGTTTTATGAGCAAAACCGGTGGTAAAACCAAGGTTGGGGAGCAACTGGTAGATGAACGCGTCAATATTTACTCTGATCCATGGAATCCCGAATTGCCCACTGCTACATGGTCTGGTGATGGCAGGCCGCAGCAAAAGATAAACTGGGTAGAAAAAGGTGTGGTTAAAAATCTGTATAGCTCAAGGTATTGGGCGCAAAAAACCGGAATTAAACCTATACCCACACCGGGCGGTATGATTATGCAGGGTGGAACCAAAAGTCTGGAAGAATTGATCAAAGGAACCGAAAAGGGCATTTTAGTAACCCGCTTGTGGTATATCCGTACGGTTGACCCGCAAACACTGTTGCTAACGGGTTTAACAAGGGACGGTACTTTTTATATCGAAAATGGTGAAATTAAATTTCCGGTGAAGAATTTCCGTTTTAATGAAAGTCCGATCATTATGTTAAATAATTTAGATGAAATTGGGATAACGGAGCGGACGGTAAGTGCCGAATCTGAAGCAAACTACCTGCTGCCACCTTTAAGGATCAGGGATTTTACCTTTACTTCCTTATCTGATGCGGTGTAG
- a CDS encoding (Fe-S)-binding protein yields MEFKVPTMAELMAAGEEPEILFWVGCAGSYDERAQKITRDICKILHHVGIKYAVLGTEESCTGDPAKRAGNEFLFQMQAMTNIEVLNAYNIKKIVTGCPHCFNTIKNEYPGLGGTYEVIHHTQLIQDLINEGKLKAEGGESFKGKKITYHDPCYLGRGNGIYEAPRKALEVLDAQLVEMKRCKSNGLCCGAGGAQMFKEPEKGNKDINVERIDEALETNPQVIAAGCPFCMTMLSDGIKLKDKEQEVKVLDIAEITARANGL; encoded by the coding sequence ATGGAATTTAAAGTCCCTACAATGGCCGAACTAATGGCCGCAGGTGAAGAACCGGAAATATTATTTTGGGTTGGATGTGCAGGAAGTTACGATGAAAGGGCACAGAAAATCACCCGCGACATCTGCAAAATCTTACATCATGTAGGTATAAAATATGCGGTATTGGGAACCGAAGAAAGCTGTACCGGCGATCCGGCCAAGCGTGCTGGGAATGAGTTTCTTTTCCAGATGCAGGCCATGACCAATATCGAAGTTTTGAATGCTTACAACATTAAAAAAATCGTAACCGGCTGTCCGCATTGTTTCAATACCATTAAAAACGAATATCCGGGTTTGGGCGGCACTTACGAGGTTATCCATCATACCCAATTAATCCAGGACTTGATTAATGAGGGTAAGTTAAAAGCTGAAGGTGGCGAGAGTTTTAAAGGCAAAAAAATCACTTATCACGATCCTTGTTATTTAGGCCGCGGAAACGGAATTTACGAAGCCCCAAGAAAAGCATTGGAGGTTTTAGATGCCCAGCTGGTAGAAATGAAACGCTGCAAAAGCAATGGCTTATGCTGCGGCGCTGGCGGTGCACAGATGTTTAAAGAACCTGAAAAAGGAAATAAAGACATCAATGTTGAGCGTATTGATGAGGCACTTGAAACCAACCCACAGGTAATTGCAGCGGGCTGTCCATTCTGTATGACAATGCTGAGCGATGGCATTAAATTAAAAGATAAAGAGCAGGAAGTAAAGGTGCTGGATATTGCAGAAATTACAGCAAGGGCAAACGGACTTTAG
- a CDS encoding (Fe-S)-binding protein produces the protein MVAQILFLVLTLAAIALFTVNLRKIIRNIRLGKAVDRKDQPQKRLMTMLRVAFGQSKMVVRPIPAFLHFFVYIGFVIINIEVLEIMIDGLFGTHRIFNGLGGLYNFLIGSFEILAFTVWVSCAIFLVRRNILKLKRFSGVEMKSWPKSDANYILITEILLMSAFLLMNAADAKLQLLGASHYVNAGAFPVSQYLMNILPSTESALVIVERSCWWFHIIGILAFLNYLPYSKHFHILFAFPNTYFSNLEPKGEFTNMASVTNEVKAMLDPSFVPAETEPGKFGAKDVTDLSWVNLMNAYTCTECGRCTSVCPANITGKLLSPRKIMMDTRDRITEVGQNIDKHGAEHQDGKALLDDYITREEIWACTSCNACVEACPVNIDPLQIIMELRRFAVMEESQAPGSINAMLGNIENNQAPWKYSPADRFNWAEGS, from the coding sequence ATGGTGGCACAGATCCTCTTTCTAGTACTTACACTTGCAGCAATTGCGCTGTTTACAGTTAACCTGCGTAAAATAATTCGCAATATCCGGTTAGGAAAAGCGGTCGATCGCAAAGATCAGCCCCAAAAGAGATTAATGACCATGCTCCGCGTAGCATTTGGTCAATCCAAAATGGTGGTCCGTCCTATCCCGGCTTTTTTGCATTTTTTCGTTTATATCGGCTTTGTGATCATCAACATCGAAGTACTCGAAATTATGATCGATGGATTATTCGGCACCCACCGTATTTTTAACGGTTTAGGAGGACTTTATAATTTTCTGATTGGTTCTTTCGAAATCCTGGCCTTTACCGTTTGGGTTTCCTGCGCCATTTTCCTGGTCCGCAGAAATATCCTTAAGCTTAAACGCTTCAGTGGTGTAGAGATGAAAAGCTGGCCAAAATCAGATGCCAATTATATCCTGATTACCGAAATTTTATTAATGAGTGCTTTTCTGCTCATGAATGCAGCAGATGCTAAACTCCAGTTGTTAGGCGCGAGCCATTATGTTAATGCAGGTGCTTTTCCGGTGAGCCAGTATTTAATGAACATCCTTCCTTCAACCGAAAGTGCATTGGTTATAGTGGAGCGAAGCTGCTGGTGGTTCCATATTATCGGAATTCTGGCTTTTTTAAACTACCTGCCTTATTCAAAACATTTTCACATTCTTTTTGCCTTTCCAAACACTTATTTCTCCAACCTGGAGCCTAAGGGCGAATTTACCAACATGGCTTCGGTTACCAATGAGGTAAAAGCGATGCTTGATCCTTCATTTGTTCCGGCTGAAACCGAACCTGGTAAATTTGGCGCAAAAGATGTGACCGATTTAAGCTGGGTAAACCTGATGAATGCCTATACCTGCACCGAATGTGGACGTTGTACTTCGGTATGTCCGGCAAATATTACAGGTAAACTGCTGTCGCCACGGAAAATCATGATGGATACCCGCGACCGCATTACCGAGGTGGGGCAAAACATTGATAAACACGGCGCAGAACATCAGGATGGAAAAGCTTTATTAGACGATTATATCACCAGGGAAGAAATTTGGGCCTGTACCAGCTGTAATGCCTGCGTAGAAGCCTGCCCTGTAAATATCGATCCTTTACAGATTATCATGGAATTACGCCGTTTTGCTGTAATGGAAGAATCGCAGGCCCCGGGAAGCATTAATGCGATGCTGGGAAATATAGAAAATAACCAGGCACCCTGGAAATACTCGCCAGCCGATCGTTTTAACTGGGCAGAAGGTTCTTAG
- a CDS encoding helix-turn-helix transcriptional regulator, with protein MDPIVMFIKASRKKKGLSQEDLAFKAGVGIRFLRELERGKTTVQLDKVNDVLSMFGKQLGVIDKGAGDGE; from the coding sequence ATGGATCCAATAGTAATGTTTATAAAAGCATCAAGAAAGAAAAAAGGATTATCACAAGAAGATCTGGCGTTTAAAGCTGGGGTTGGAATTCGTTTTCTCCGAGAATTAGAGAGAGGTAAAACGACTGTTCAACTGGATAAGGTAAACGATGTATTGAGCATGTTCGGCAAACAGTTAGGCGTTATAGATAAAGGAGCAGGGGATGGCGAATAA
- a CDS encoding HipA N-terminal domain-containing protein: MANKARVFYGERLAGYLERNDQGYSYAYDKTYLKSSDSKPISQTLPLSKYPYNSRVLFSFFDGLIPEGWLLNFATKHWKIKGTDRFELLITLCRDTIGAVTVLPVEEENG; the protein is encoded by the coding sequence ATGGCGAATAAGGCCAGGGTTTTTTACGGAGAACGGCTAGCGGGGTATCTGGAAAGGAATGATCAGGGTTATAGCTACGCCTACGATAAAACCTACCTGAAAAGTAGTGATTCAAAACCGATAAGTCAAACTTTGCCTTTAAGCAAATATCCTTACAACAGCCGTGTGCTTTTTTCTTTTTTTGATGGTTTGATACCAGAAGGCTGGCTTTTAAATTTTGCGACCAAGCATTGGAAAATTAAGGGAACAGACCGGTTCGAATTATTGATTACACTTTGTAGAGATACTATAGGGGCAGTAACGGTATTGCCAGTGGAGGAAGAAAATGGCTAA
- a CDS encoding HipA domain-containing protein, translating to MEETQGYHASCCKKIFGTDELPELKLDQQLLDDLANETVNKRIAVTGVQPKLSLDIENVGKSKRLTIVGLLGKYILKPQNAAIAFMPEVEDLTMHLADLFKINTCKHALIPVSDGTWAYIAKRFDRIGKIKVHMEDFCQLSGFQTEQKYDSSYERCGKLIDLYCTNKGLDIYNYFEILVFSFLSGNNDMHMKNFSILYSGNEINLSPAYDLINSTLVFPADKEEMALLLSGRKTNLKLRDFENLARSLGIGTKVFERVINKFTAKTDLVFSLINRSFLPATFKIEYKKIWTERVARLMTS from the coding sequence GTGGAAGAAACACAGGGTTATCATGCGTCCTGTTGTAAAAAAATCTTTGGTACGGATGAGTTACCGGAATTAAAACTCGATCAGCAACTGCTTGATGACTTAGCAAACGAAACCGTTAATAAAAGAATTGCAGTTACTGGGGTTCAGCCTAAATTGTCGCTTGATATTGAAAATGTAGGTAAAAGTAAAAGGTTAACTATAGTTGGACTTTTGGGAAAATACATCTTAAAACCCCAAAATGCGGCAATTGCGTTTATGCCTGAGGTAGAAGACTTAACGATGCACCTGGCTGATCTATTCAAAATAAATACCTGTAAACATGCACTGATACCAGTATCAGATGGTACTTGGGCTTATATAGCTAAACGGTTTGATAGGATCGGGAAAATAAAAGTACACATGGAAGACTTTTGTCAGCTTAGTGGTTTTCAAACAGAACAGAAATATGATAGTTCTTACGAACGCTGTGGTAAATTAATCGATCTATATTGTACCAATAAGGGATTAGACATTTATAATTATTTTGAAATTCTTGTTTTCTCTTTTTTAAGTGGTAACAATGATATGCACATGAAAAATTTTTCTATTCTTTATTCGGGTAATGAAATCAATCTTTCTCCTGCTTATGATCTGATCAATAGTACATTGGTATTTCCTGCCGACAAAGAAGAAATGGCCCTGCTTTTAAGTGGCCGTAAAACAAATCTTAAATTAAGAGATTTTGAAAACCTGGCAAGGTCGCTTGGAATCGGAACTAAGGTATTTGAAAGGGTGATTAATAAATTTACGGCTAAAACAGATCTAGTATTCAGTTTGATAAACAGATCCTTTTTGCCCGCAACATTTAAAATAGAATATAAAAAGATCTGGACGGAAAGAGTTGCCCGGTTAATGACTTCTTAA
- a CDS encoding SRPBCC domain-containing protein yields the protein MKKIEFKITIDASAAKVWDVLFGLKSYPKWTAVFAEGSQVKTDWKKGSKAVFHDGKGDGMIAVINENIPSQYMSIKHIGQIMDGKETLHDWGESLENYTLTEKDGKTDLLIDMDITEEWLDYFEKTWPKALDKVKEIAENPDEHVET from the coding sequence ATGAAAAAGATTGAATTTAAAATCACCATTGATGCCTCAGCAGCAAAAGTATGGGATGTACTTTTTGGTTTAAAAAGCTATCCTAAATGGACTGCTGTTTTTGCGGAAGGTTCGCAGGTAAAAACCGATTGGAAAAAAGGAAGCAAAGCAGTTTTTCATGATGGCAAAGGAGATGGAATGATTGCAGTGATCAATGAAAATATTCCCAGCCAATATATGTCCATCAAACACATTGGTCAAATAATGGATGGCAAGGAAACCCTACACGATTGGGGCGAATCGCTGGAGAATTATACCTTAACTGAAAAAGATGGTAAAACGGACCTGCTGATCGACATGGACATTACTGAAGAATGGCTTGACTATTTCGAAAAAACCTGGCCAAAAGCCCTGGATAAAGTAAAGGAGATAGCAGAAAATCCTGATGAGCATGTGGAAACTTAA
- a CDS encoding DUF1801 domain-containing protein — translation MEKVIAIITTASPKIESGIKWGGPSFKFKEDMATINPKIKNYVVVVFHKASLLNDDFGFLEEQTKGKAYAKFYNMADVDQHADGLKKAVNAWIKLMEN, via the coding sequence ATGGAAAAAGTAATTGCCATTATTACTACTGCCAGCCCGAAAATTGAAAGTGGTATTAAATGGGGAGGTCCAAGTTTTAAATTTAAGGAAGATATGGCTACAATAAATCCGAAAATTAAAAACTATGTAGTGGTTGTTTTCCATAAAGCTTCATTATTAAACGATGATTTCGGTTTTTTGGAAGAACAGACTAAAGGAAAAGCTTATGCTAAATTTTACAACATGGCAGATGTAGATCAGCATGCCGATGGATTAAAAAAGGCCGTTAACGCCTGGATAAAGCTAATGGAGAATTAA
- a CDS encoding S41 family peptidase, with protein MRNNRLTHLIVLGVLTLGIVSACKKSSVTPDEPVTPTTPSGTRTELTKDSIFLYAKELYYWNTSLPTYAAFNPRGFSSNEAELYALTQYSTDPSTGKPYEYVSNSTDPKYSFFDYTAATTGKTGALKADVNGSANDYGFSVRYNTTEDLRVKYVYPNSPAAQQGLTRGCRVTSVNGRTNLTYNSTNIDFLNSAIFGTNPSVTLAFNDINGNPKTAVIVSTVYTVNPILFTNVYTVGAKKVGYIVFNSFTNNASAALNAAFSNFATQGVTELVVDLRYNGGGYVSTATQIINLAAPAAQTGNTMFTSYYNSYLQSITTAQRKASVLAHQPLLDDAGKLQTYTSGVNGKYATYADLDYTPTASDNIEKFAKSGSLALSRIYFLVSGSTASASELTINSLIPVMDVKLIGTTTYGKPVGFFPIRIDKVDMYIPEFETKNQKGVGGYYSGLTVDKQSEEDLTKAFGDETETLLAYALAYAKSGTFVIPAAKTSSLSTSKVPTAAKLSSAEQKLVDERLDQNGFKGMVMTPGRKF; from the coding sequence ATGAGAAATAACAGACTTACCCACCTGATAGTGCTGGGTGTTTTAACTTTGGGAATAGTTTCGGCCTGTAAAAAAAGCAGCGTTACGCCCGATGAACCGGTTACACCAACCACACCCAGCGGAACACGTACAGAACTGACCAAGGATTCGATCTTTTTATATGCTAAAGAACTGTATTACTGGAATACTTCTTTACCGACTTACGCGGCGTTTAATCCGCGTGGATTTAGCTCCAATGAAGCGGAACTTTATGCCCTAACGCAGTATTCTACTGATCCATCAACCGGTAAACCTTACGAATATGTAAGTAATTCTACCGATCCAAAATATTCATTTTTTGATTACACTGCTGCTACCACAGGAAAAACAGGCGCTTTAAAGGCTGATGTTAATGGCTCGGCTAACGATTATGGGTTTTCGGTAAGGTACAATACCACCGAAGATTTAAGGGTGAAATATGTTTACCCTAATTCGCCTGCCGCACAGCAGGGTTTAACACGCGGCTGCCGGGTAACCAGTGTAAACGGTAGAACAAATTTAACCTATAACAGCACCAATATTGATTTTTTAAACAGCGCCATTTTTGGAACCAATCCAAGTGTAACCCTGGCTTTTAATGATATTAACGGCAATCCGAAAACGGCTGTCATAGTCAGCACTGTTTATACCGTTAATCCTATTTTATTTACCAATGTTTATACTGTTGGGGCCAAAAAGGTAGGTTATATTGTTTTTAACAGTTTCACTAATAATGCTTCTGCAGCTTTAAATGCGGCTTTCTCTAATTTTGCTACACAAGGGGTAACCGAACTGGTTGTTGATTTACGTTACAATGGCGGTGGTTATGTATCTACAGCAACACAGATTATCAACCTGGCCGCTCCGGCAGCACAAACCGGCAATACCATGTTTACCTCTTATTATAACAGTTATTTACAATCGATTACTACCGCGCAACGGAAGGCTTCGGTATTGGCGCATCAGCCACTGCTGGATGATGCCGGAAAACTACAAACCTATACCTCTGGAGTAAACGGAAAATATGCTACTTATGCCGATTTAGATTATACGCCTACTGCTTCAGATAATATTGAAAAATTTGCTAAATCGGGTTCATTGGCATTAAGCAGGATTTATTTTCTGGTTAGCGGATCAACAGCATCGGCAAGTGAGCTCACCATTAACAGCTTAATACCAGTAATGGATGTAAAGCTGATCGGTACTACTACTTATGGCAAGCCGGTTGGTTTTTTTCCAATCAGGATTGATAAAGTGGACATGTATATTCCCGAATTTGAAACTAAAAATCAAAAGGGTGTAGGTGGTTATTATTCAGGTTTAACTGTTGATAAACAATCGGAGGAGGATTTAACGAAAGCCTTTGGAGATGAAACAGAAACGCTGCTGGCCTATGCATTGGCTTACGCAAAATCGGGCACTTTTGTAATTCCGGCGGCAAAAACGTCAAGTTTAAGTACCTCAAAGGTGCCTACAGCGGCAAAATTGTCGAGTGCGGAACAGAAACTGGTTGACGAGCGTTTGGATCAGAATGGATTTAAGGGCATGGTGATGACTCCAGGTAGAAAGTTTTAA
- a CDS encoding GNAT family N-acetyltransferase encodes MAVTVRKITAADNKATAEMIRTILREFKIDKPGTVYTDPTTDDLSTLFEHTGSAYWLAEENAEIIGGCGIYPTEGLPDGCVELVKLYTSAASRGKGIGKLLMEKSIESAQHFGYNEVYLESFPELTTAISMYEKAGFRKLSAPLGNSGHFACNVWMLLVL; translated from the coding sequence ATGGCCGTCACCGTTAGAAAGATAACAGCAGCAGATAATAAAGCAACAGCAGAGATGATCAGAACGATTTTAAGGGAATTTAAGATCGACAAACCCGGTACGGTTTACACCGACCCAACAACTGATGATTTATCTACACTTTTTGAGCATACGGGATCGGCTTACTGGCTTGCAGAAGAAAACGCAGAGATTATTGGCGGCTGCGGCATTTATCCAACCGAAGGCTTGCCTGATGGCTGTGTAGAACTCGTAAAACTATACACCTCTGCAGCATCGCGGGGAAAGGGTATTGGTAAGTTATTAATGGAAAAAAGCATCGAATCCGCACAACACTTTGGCTATAACGAGGTGTACTTAGAATCGTTCCCCGAACTTACCACGGCTATTTCTATGTATGAAAAAGCAGGATTTAGAAAACTTTCAGCTCCATTGGGTAATTCAGGACATTTCGCCTGTAATGTTTGGATGTTACTAGTATTGTAG